From the genome of Flavobacterium luteolum, one region includes:
- a CDS encoding cell surface protein, with amino-acid sequence MNKNLFKIALFSILFLGFAACDKDNDNEENLLPAEVLKENYTIDRFKVLNIATDLPSTAKLTWSIKDSIISENTDLDFISPFQKNYPLTLKVEINGETKIYNASINVIKETGTYSKYISHVFDFRPAVGQFTNEIPQYTAGNTEASIISAAKKAIVGSNTTMISLGGFGGYVVFGFDHTIPNMGGRDFKVLGNAFWGNEANEARAGSCEPGIIMVAYDKNKNGKPDDDEWFEIAGSEYFKNTTTKNYSITYFKPDPNKLPVVGNEFWQVNTEYIKWQDNAGNSGYKSQNVFHDQSYYPLWIADASYTLKGTRIADNFYDQSGEGSYWVGKSFEFGYADNAPNNDEASNIDISWAVDKNGKYVKLPGIDFIKIYTAINQEAGWLGEVSTEVSGAYDLHLN; translated from the coding sequence ATGAATAAAAATCTTTTTAAAATCGCTTTGTTTTCAATTCTCTTTTTGGGATTTGCAGCTTGTGATAAAGACAATGATAATGAAGAAAATCTGCTTCCCGCAGAAGTGCTGAAGGAAAACTACACGATTGATCGTTTTAAAGTTCTGAATATAGCAACAGATCTTCCAAGTACGGCAAAACTGACTTGGAGCATTAAAGATTCGATTATCTCTGAAAACACAGATTTAGATTTTATAAGTCCGTTTCAAAAAAACTATCCACTGACTTTAAAAGTTGAAATAAACGGAGAAACCAAGATTTATAACGCATCCATAAATGTTATAAAAGAAACAGGAACATACAGTAAATATATTTCTCATGTATTTGATTTTCGTCCTGCAGTTGGACAATTCACAAACGAAATTCCGCAATATACCGCAGGAAATACAGAAGCCAGCATAATTTCTGCAGCGAAAAAAGCAATTGTGGGTTCCAACACCACAATGATTTCGTTGGGCGGTTTTGGTGGTTATGTGGTTTTTGGTTTCGATCACACTATTCCGAACATGGGCGGACGAGATTTTAAAGTTTTAGGAAATGCTTTTTGGGGAAATGAAGCCAACGAAGCGCGTGCAGGATCTTGTGAACCCGGAATTATTATGGTGGCTTATGACAAGAATAAAAATGGAAAACCTGACGATGACGAATGGTTTGAAATAGCTGGAAGCGAATACTTTAAAAACACGACTACAAAAAATTACTCGATTACTTATTTCAAACCAGATCCAAACAAATTGCCAGTTGTAGGAAACGAATTTTGGCAGGTTAATACCGAATATATCAAATGGCAGGATAATGCTGGAAATTCAGGTTATAAATCGCAAAATGTGTTTCATGACCAAAGTTATTACCCGCTCTGGATTGCAGATGCGTCTTATACTTTAAAAGGAACTCGAATAGCCGATAATTTCTACGATCAAAGTGGCGAAGGCTCGTATTGGGTAGGCAAATCTTTTGAATTTGGTTATGCCGATAATGCACCAAATAATGATGAAGCTTCGAATATTGATATTTCTTGGGCAGTCGATAAAAACGGAAAATACGTAAAACTTCCTGGAATAGATTTCATAAAAATATACACCGCAATCAATCAGGAAGCGGGCTGGCTTGGAGAAGTTTCTACAGAAGTTTCAGGCGCTTACGATTTACATCTTAACTAA
- a CDS encoding DUF5074 domain-containing protein, with amino-acid sequence MKKSFFKIVFGLSIAVLLVSCREDETVFLSSDTAVAAPRSDGKIEGFYLLNEGNMGMNRASLDVFNYRTGNYTTDVYSERNPSVVKELGDVGNDIKIYGNKVYAVINCSNKVEVLEKWTAKRIKKIDIPNCRYVAFYKDKAYVSSYSGPVAINPNAEIGFVAEIDTTSLEIKRKVTVGYQPEQMVIHNGKLYVANSGGYRVPNYDRTVSVIDLVTFTEIKKIDVGINLYSMQIDSRGDIYVSSRGDYYNTPSNLFVIDTQTDEKKMQLDIPVSGTCLVDDLLYYYSVSWSYLSGSNKVSYGILDTKTKKVVTNQIITDGTDKKIMIPYGLQVNPETKEIYITDAQNYVVTGYIYCFTPDGKLKWKTTAGNIPAHIAFITKK; translated from the coding sequence ATGAAAAAGAGCTTTTTTAAAATAGTATTTGGTTTAAGCATAGCTGTTTTGCTGGTTTCCTGCCGTGAAGACGAAACTGTATTTCTTTCTTCTGACACCGCTGTTGCCGCGCCAAGAAGCGACGGAAAGATTGAAGGTTTTTATCTTCTAAACGAAGGCAATATGGGAATGAATCGTGCGAGTCTGGATGTTTTTAATTACAGAACTGGAAATTATACTACGGATGTATATTCAGAACGAAATCCGAGTGTGGTAAAGGAATTGGGAGATGTTGGAAACGATATTAAAATCTATGGAAATAAGGTTTATGCAGTTATAAATTGCTCTAACAAAGTTGAGGTTTTAGAAAAATGGACCGCAAAACGCATCAAAAAAATAGACATTCCGAATTGCCGTTATGTGGCTTTTTATAAAGACAAAGCCTATGTGAGTTCTTATTCGGGACCAGTTGCGATTAATCCGAATGCAGAAATCGGTTTTGTGGCCGAAATTGACACCACTTCATTAGAAATAAAAAGAAAAGTAACCGTTGGTTATCAGCCAGAACAAATGGTTATTCATAACGGAAAATTATATGTGGCCAATTCTGGCGGTTACAGAGTTCCAAATTACGATAGAACCGTTTCAGTTATTGATCTGGTGACTTTCACAGAAATCAAAAAAATAGACGTAGGCATTAATTTGTACAGCATGCAGATTGATAGCCGCGGTGATATTTACGTGAGTTCACGAGGCGATTATTACAATACGCCATCTAATCTTTTTGTGATTGATACACAAACAGACGAAAAGAAAATGCAGCTCGATATTCCTGTTTCTGGAACTTGTCTGGTAGATGATTTACTGTATTACTACAGCGTTTCTTGGAGTTACTTATCAGGCAGTAATAAAGTGAGTTACGGAATTTTAGATACTAAAACTAAAAAAGTAGTTACGAATCAGATTATCACGGACGGTACCGATAAAAAAATCATGATTCCGTACGGACTTCAAGTCAATCCAGAGACCAAAGAAATCTACATTACCGATGCGCAAAACTATGTAGTAACGGGCTATATCTACTGTTTTACGCCAGATGGAAAACTAAAATGGAAAACAACCGCAGGAAATATTCCTGCCCATATTGCTTTTATAACTAAAAAATAA
- a CDS encoding porin family protein: MKKSKLIICALMMCAGAMAQTEKVKLGVKAGLNVASLTFDENELNSSAKTGFTAGLMAEIPLAKNFSVQPELLYSQQGMKLSYSDPEVQNSHYKSTLALNYLNIPVMLKYYVVKGLSIQAGPQVGILLKANNKYQDNFLGYENSEKMNLSDYSNGVDASVNFGLGYQFKDRFYADARYNLSYTNVFKDVTANTNYIINSDMKNKVFQITIGYFFN, from the coding sequence ATGAAAAAATCAAAGCTGATAATTTGTGCACTAATGATGTGTGCAGGTGCAATGGCTCAAACCGAAAAGGTTAAACTGGGCGTAAAAGCAGGATTAAATGTTGCGAGCCTTACATTTGATGAAAATGAATTGAACTCATCTGCAAAAACAGGATTTACTGCCGGTTTAATGGCTGAAATTCCTTTGGCAAAAAACTTTTCAGTACAGCCAGAATTACTGTATAGTCAGCAGGGAATGAAATTATCTTATTCAGATCCAGAGGTTCAAAACTCGCATTATAAAAGCACTCTTGCCTTAAACTATTTAAACATTCCTGTAATGTTGAAGTATTATGTTGTAAAAGGTTTAAGTATTCAAGCAGGACCACAAGTTGGAATTTTACTAAAAGCAAACAACAAATATCAGGACAACTTTTTGGGTTATGAGAATAGCGAAAAAATGAATTTGTCAGACTATTCAAATGGAGTAGATGCTTCTGTAAATTTCGGATTAGGGTATCAGTTTAAAGACAGGTTTTATGCAGATGCAAGATATAATTTGTCTTATACCAATGTGTTTAAAGACGTAACAGCAAACACAAATTATATTATAAACAGCGATATGAAGAATAAAGTTTTTCAAATAACAATCGGTTATTTTTTTAATTAG
- a CDS encoding NAD(P)H-binding protein — protein sequence MKALVIGATGATGKELVNLLLENNDYESVSIFVRRSTGKSHPKLTEHVVDFSNINSFQSAITGDVLFSCLGTTLKDAGSKEKQWKIDYDIPAEFAAAAKQNGVNSLVLVSSYGASAKSNVYYSMMKGKLEDHLQELHFPQYIIFRPGPLIRENTDRLGEKISVKVIKFFNAIGLFKNLKPITTAFLAKKLVKAPKVLPSGTTVLELNRILQL from the coding sequence ATGAAAGCATTGGTAATTGGAGCGACAGGCGCGACAGGAAAAGAACTGGTTAATCTGCTATTGGAAAATAATGATTATGAATCAGTTTCAATTTTTGTGAGACGTTCAACAGGAAAATCACATCCAAAATTGACCGAGCATGTTGTTGATTTTTCGAATATAAATTCATTTCAAAGCGCCATTACCGGAGACGTGCTTTTCTCTTGTTTAGGAACTACCTTAAAAGATGCGGGTTCAAAAGAAAAACAATGGAAAATCGACTACGATATTCCTGCCGAATTCGCAGCTGCCGCAAAACAAAACGGAGTTAATTCTTTGGTTTTGGTTTCTTCTTATGGAGCATCAGCAAAAAGTAACGTATATTATTCTATGATGAAAGGAAAATTAGAAGACCATCTTCAAGAGCTTCATTTCCCGCAATATATTATTTTCAGACCTGGGCCTTTAATTCGAGAAAATACAGATCGTTTAGGCGAAAAAATTTCAGTCAAAGTCATAAAATTCTTTAATGCAATTGGACTTTTCAAAAATCTGAAACCAATTACAACCGCATTTTTAGCCAAAAAACTAGTAAAAGCACCGAAAGTACTTCCGTCAGGAACAACAGTCCTTGAATTAAATCGAATTCTGCAGCTTTAA
- a CDS encoding TonB-dependent receptor, protein MYNFRKTLLATFFLLIPFLLHSQAVTDSSRVLKEVVLKGKPYQEVIPVQSLSGVLLENLSSHNVADALRYFAGTQIKDYGGVGGLKTVDVRNIGTHHVGVFYDGIQLGNAQNGVTDLGKYSLDDMESLTMYNGQKSEIFQSAKDFAAASTIYLRTKRPVFIGNKKTNLLVRYKTMSINYHDPSFRWEQKLSDKVSLSVSSEYIKSNGQYKFRYKRKNQDGSTAYDTTATRWNSDVEAFRFESGLYGKINNGTWDAKVYYYDSERGAPGAIVENKFKDGFRQFDKNFFGQSSLTKDVSEKYKFQLKGKFAYDYTHYIARDTTNVLGETVTEGAQSDDSYYQQEAYFSAVNMYSILPTWDVSLSTDFQYNKLNATRRGIQTQFSFPQRYTALVSLATSYRYEGFKVLGNVLGTRVIEEVEYNAKAPNKTEFTPALFLGYTPFKKYDFNLRAFAKRIFRMPTFNDLYYTMIGSSTLRPEYMNQYDVGFTYNFPVRESFFDKFSFQADAYYTNTKDKIVAAPTGNLFRWMMTNIGQVKGKGIETVLNMGTHFNKLKLDANLTYTYSQSQDFTKIVGLEMSSYGDQIPYTPWHSGSGILNANYESWNFNYSFIYVGKRYNGNVNNIKVNEVQPWYTHDLAVQKSFTFSTYKLNGTIEVNNAFNQQYEVIYNYPMPGRTFKFIISFEL, encoded by the coding sequence ATGTATAATTTTAGAAAAACGCTTCTTGCAACTTTTTTTTTATTGATTCCTTTTTTGCTTCATTCCCAAGCAGTGACTGATAGTTCGCGGGTTTTAAAAGAAGTGGTTTTAAAAGGAAAACCCTATCAGGAAGTCATTCCCGTGCAAAGTCTTTCGGGTGTTCTGCTAGAAAATCTTTCCAGTCACAATGTTGCCGATGCACTTCGTTATTTTGCGGGAACTCAAATTAAAGATTATGGCGGAGTCGGCGGACTCAAGACAGTTGATGTTCGAAATATCGGAACACATCATGTTGGTGTTTTTTATGACGGAATTCAGCTGGGAAATGCACAAAACGGAGTAACCGATCTAGGAAAGTATTCGCTTGATGATATGGAATCGCTTACGATGTACAATGGACAGAAAAGCGAAATTTTCCAGTCAGCAAAAGACTTTGCGGCTGCTTCTACGATTTATTTGCGAACCAAACGCCCTGTTTTTATTGGCAATAAAAAAACAAATCTGCTGGTTCGTTACAAAACAATGTCCATCAATTATCATGATCCTTCTTTTAGATGGGAACAAAAGCTGAGCGATAAAGTGAGTTTAAGCGTAAGTTCTGAATACATCAAATCAAACGGACAGTATAAATTTAGATACAAAAGAAAAAACCAAGACGGAAGCACGGCTTATGATACCACAGCTACACGATGGAACAGCGATGTAGAAGCATTCCGATTTGAATCTGGTTTGTATGGAAAAATTAATAATGGAACTTGGGATGCTAAAGTATATTATTATGATTCTGAACGCGGTGCACCGGGAGCAATTGTAGAAAATAAGTTTAAAGACGGTTTTAGACAATTTGATAAGAACTTTTTCGGACAGTCTTCTTTAACGAAAGACGTTTCAGAAAAATATAAATTCCAGCTCAAAGGAAAATTCGCTTACGATTATACCCATTATATAGCACGAGATACTACCAATGTTTTAGGTGAAACCGTAACCGAAGGAGCACAATCTGATGATAGTTATTATCAGCAGGAAGCTTATTTCTCTGCAGTCAATATGTACAGCATTTTGCCCACTTGGGATGTTTCGCTGTCAACCGATTTTCAATACAATAAACTAAATGCGACAAGAAGAGGAATCCAAACACAATTCTCTTTTCCGCAGCGATATACAGCGCTTGTTTCTCTTGCAACTTCGTATCGATATGAAGGTTTTAAAGTTTTAGGAAATGTATTAGGAACTCGTGTCATTGAGGAAGTAGAATACAATGCCAAAGCACCCAATAAAACCGAATTTACACCTGCATTATTTCTTGGTTATACTCCGTTTAAAAAATACGATTTCAATTTAAGAGCTTTCGCTAAACGTATTTTCAGAATGCCAACTTTCAACGATTTGTATTATACCATGATTGGTTCTAGCACTTTGAGGCCAGAATATATGAATCAGTACGATGTTGGTTTTACATATAATTTCCCCGTAAGGGAAAGTTTTTTCGATAAATTTTCTTTTCAGGCAGATGCTTATTATACCAATACAAAAGACAAAATTGTTGCCGCTCCAACCGGAAATTTATTTCGTTGGATGATGACCAATATCGGTCAGGTTAAAGGAAAAGGAATCGAAACAGTTCTTAATATGGGAACTCATTTTAATAAGTTAAAACTAGATGCTAATCTAACGTACACATATTCTCAAAGTCAAGATTTTACAAAAATTGTTGGTTTAGAAATGTCTTCTTACGGAGATCAGATTCCGTACACACCTTGGCACAGCGGATCTGGAATTTTAAACGCCAATTACGAATCTTGGAACTTCAATTACAGCTTTATTTATGTCGGAAAACGCTACAACGGAAATGTCAATAATATTAAAGTGAATGAAGTACAGCCGTGGTACACACATGATTTGGCGGTTCAGAAATCTTTCACATTCAGCACCTACAAATTAAACGGAACAATTGAAGTCAACAACGCTTTCAATCAGCAATATGAAGTGATTTACAATTATCCGATGCCAGGGCGAACATTCAAATTTATAATCAGTTTTGAGTTATGA
- a CDS encoding GAF domain-containing hybrid sensor histidine kinase/response regulator: protein MNKDYPIPENELQRLAALKRYNILDTLPDNAFDDATKLVSYICGVPIAHISFIDEDRQWFKSEIGIGVSEVPREITFCNYTILDTEIVEINDTHVNERFKDDPNVTGGFNVRFYAGVPLTTPDGYNIGTLCAIDHEVKELNENQRNALSIIAKHVIAQLELGTKNSQLYTQRKIAERAVLARDSFLANMSHEIRTPLNAIIGFTDLLAQTELDDTQRDYIGSVQIAGENLLLIVNDILDLSKIESGNLPIESEPFNLKKTLKHVYSLLKVKAQKDVEFNLFLDAELPDLVVGDQGRLNQILVNLIGNALKFTNEGEVTVSVKKIEETEDGYSFKFSIKDTGIGIPKDKLETIFERFTQGEESTTRTFGGTGLGLNIVKQLVELQKGEVHVKSTLNRGSEFFFTLSYKKSNFEETTVKTVSKNDLGNLKILLCEDNVLNQKLAKSVINNFGFDLDIAQNGEEGIELLSQNEYDLVLMDLQMPVKDGYQTTEYIRNEMNSSIPIIAMTAHSLVGEQERCYKVGMNAYVPKPFKQSILLKAIKTVMTPDSDAHHKRIIDMSFLDEMSGGDPEFREDMIGLFIEKIPSQSAQLEEAFKNTDYDSVKKLAHNMKSSMDIFMLQDLSNCLSIIEEEASSGEFTSETLDKVNIFHCGIEEVVKILKEL from the coding sequence ATGAACAAAGATTACCCAATTCCAGAAAACGAACTACAACGTTTAGCTGCCCTTAAACGTTATAATATACTTGACACGCTTCCAGACAATGCTTTTGACGATGCTACAAAGCTTGTTTCTTATATCTGTGGCGTACCAATTGCCCATATTTCTTTTATCGATGAAGACAGACAATGGTTTAAATCGGAGATTGGAATTGGAGTTTCTGAAGTGCCAAGAGAAATAACTTTCTGCAATTACACTATTTTAGATACAGAAATTGTAGAAATCAATGATACCCATGTCAATGAAAGATTTAAAGACGATCCCAATGTTACTGGAGGTTTCAATGTGAGATTTTATGCTGGTGTACCGCTTACAACGCCAGATGGCTATAATATAGGAACATTATGCGCTATTGATCACGAAGTTAAAGAATTGAATGAAAATCAGCGTAATGCACTTTCTATTATAGCGAAACACGTAATCGCACAGCTGGAATTAGGCACAAAAAACAGTCAATTATATACACAGAGAAAAATTGCCGAGCGTGCCGTTTTGGCGAGAGATAGTTTTTTGGCCAATATGAGCCACGAAATTAGAACTCCGTTAAACGCTATTATCGGATTCACAGATTTGCTTGCGCAAACCGAACTCGACGATACACAGCGCGATTATATTGGAAGTGTACAGATTGCAGGCGAAAATTTGCTTCTGATTGTAAATGATATTCTAGATCTTTCAAAAATTGAATCTGGAAATTTACCTATCGAATCTGAACCATTTAATCTGAAGAAAACACTTAAACATGTTTATAGTTTACTCAAAGTAAAAGCACAGAAAGACGTTGAGTTTAATCTTTTTCTTGATGCCGAATTGCCAGATTTGGTTGTTGGCGATCAAGGAAGATTAAATCAGATCTTGGTAAACCTTATAGGTAATGCGCTTAAGTTTACAAATGAAGGAGAAGTAACCGTTTCGGTAAAGAAAATAGAGGAAACGGAAGATGGCTATTCGTTTAAGTTTTCTATAAAAGATACCGGAATCGGAATCCCAAAAGATAAACTCGAAACTATTTTTGAACGTTTTACGCAAGGCGAAGAAAGTACGACACGAACATTTGGCGGTACCGGACTCGGACTGAATATTGTAAAACAATTAGTAGAACTTCAGAAAGGAGAAGTTCACGTAAAAAGTACTCTAAATCGCGGTTCGGAGTTTTTCTTTACCCTTTCATACAAAAAATCAAACTTTGAGGAAACAACGGTAAAAACAGTTTCTAAAAACGATTTAGGAAATCTTAAAATATTGCTTTGCGAAGACAATGTTCTAAACCAAAAGCTTGCAAAAAGCGTAATTAATAATTTTGGTTTCGATTTGGATATTGCACAAAATGGTGAAGAGGGTATTGAGCTTTTGTCTCAAAATGAATATGATTTGGTTTTAATGGATTTGCAGATGCCTGTAAAAGATGGCTACCAAACCACAGAATACATCAGGAATGAAATGAATTCCAGCATACCAATTATTGCCATGACAGCACATTCTTTGGTAGGAGAGCAGGAGCGATGCTACAAAGTGGGAATGAATGCTTATGTACCAAAGCCTTTTAAACAGTCGATACTTTTAAAAGCCATAAAAACGGTAATGACACCAGACAGTGATGCACATCATAAAAGAATTATCGATATGTCTTTTTTGGATGAAATGTCTGGGGGCGATCCCGAATTTAGGGAAGATATGATAGGTCTTTTTATTGAAAAAATTCCAAGTCAATCGGCACAGTTAGAAGAAGCTTTTAAAAACACCGATTACGACAGCGTAAAAAAACTGGCTCATAATATGAAATCAAGCATGGATATTTTTATGCTGCAAGATTTAAGCAATTGTTTGTCGATTATCGAAGAAGAAGCGTCATCTGGCGAGTTTACTTCCGAAACATTAGATAAAGTGAATATTTTTCACTGTGGAATCGAAGAAGTCGTTAAAATTTTGAAAGAGCTATGA
- a CDS encoding response regulator transcription factor: MRIIVAEDNDILRKSLSFFLVSKGFSVDQFSDGKEALEAIEKENYDLILTDINMPGVSGMEITQHVRENLKSDIPVIILTSSGVEQTELDSFDIGANEFIAKPVSPAVLLVRINKLLKNRI; encoded by the coding sequence ATGAGAATTATTGTAGCCGAAGATAATGATATCCTACGCAAATCGTTATCTTTTTTCTTAGTGTCTAAAGGATTTAGTGTTGACCAGTTTTCTGACGGAAAAGAGGCGCTTGAAGCGATCGAAAAGGAAAACTATGATTTAATATTGACAGATATAAATATGCCGGGTGTGAGCGGAATGGAAATTACGCAACACGTTCGAGAGAACCTTAAATCTGATATTCCCGTAATTATATTGACTTCTTCGGGTGTCGAGCAAACCGAGCTTGATTCTTTTGATATTGGAGCAAACGAATTTATTGCTAAACCAGTAAGTCCGGCAGTACTTTTAGTGAGAATTAATAAATTACTAAAAAACCGAATCTGA
- a CDS encoding DUF5074 domain-containing protein: MKKNYFIVIMLFFTFLTHAQIKVQGVPRNDIKLKTATQKQLAAKSSNATTFDDIQFWVGSGANKAAFAVQWNDGKNADALIWGFKWDGNATGEDMMKAIAKADPRFYILLLQGTQFGTAIGGFGFDLDGANTIGLYKSGNLTYPYYPVSGIVNTTVYDFDEYTTIDASDHWQSGWTTKGYWSYWVRDDVNNGFDYSGLGASSRVLQDGSWDVWNFNVSFAEEPIAAFTPVTPYSNAIDFTKGYFMVNEEWFGHTNGSVNFVTNDGKINYRVYSDVNENKAFGATTQYGTIYGDKFYFVSKQAKDGGDTQYTPGGRLVVADALTMKTLAEFDNVGGGDGRSFVGVDEKTGYIGASNGVFTFDIANMKVGTLIAGTGGGSQYAGQIGNMIRTSQYVFAVKQNGGILVIDPKTNSVVKTIAGAFHSVTQSKDGSIWGIQNKKIINIDPLTFVTIEYAIPTTQYLGSWGAWNAGSFTYSNKENALYWMNSVNAFTSGVQIVKFDVATKKFNESFATLPGQTGSFKQIPYGAALRIDPVSDQIIVNTTESGFGAHYQKNWIHTFDNTGKLIDTKTLNDYYWFPAMTVFPDNAAPVVNAILPSEISTGSPTIIDLKTVVSDEDNLSAAIVKTIKSNSNETIVSAEINANEELIITPKIGGTSTIVISFNSNGKIIEKSILVDTAVLGRDEFTKVQLSIYPNPVSDYLNISTEDEITDVVIYDVNGRTINTRLNNNQIDVSNFAKGFYIINIATDKAKYTQKFIKR; this comes from the coding sequence ATGAAGAAAAACTACTTTATAGTAATAATGCTATTTTTTACATTTCTAACCCACGCGCAAATAAAAGTGCAAGGCGTTCCTAGAAATGACATTAAACTAAAAACAGCGACGCAAAAACAACTAGCAGCAAAAAGTTCTAATGCAACCACTTTTGATGATATTCAGTTTTGGGTTGGTAGCGGTGCCAATAAAGCAGCATTTGCCGTGCAATGGAACGATGGAAAAAATGCAGACGCTTTAATCTGGGGATTTAAATGGGATGGAAATGCAACTGGCGAAGATATGATGAAAGCCATTGCCAAAGCTGATCCTCGTTTTTACATTCTTTTATTGCAGGGAACTCAATTTGGAACTGCAATTGGAGGATTCGGCTTCGATTTAGATGGAGCCAACACAATTGGATTGTACAAAAGCGGAAACCTAACCTATCCTTATTATCCTGTAAGTGGTATTGTAAATACAACTGTTTATGATTTTGACGAATACACAACAATTGATGCTTCAGATCATTGGCAATCGGGCTGGACAACTAAAGGATATTGGTCCTATTGGGTAAGAGATGATGTTAACAATGGTTTTGATTATTCTGGATTAGGCGCATCGAGCCGAGTTTTACAAGATGGCTCTTGGGACGTCTGGAATTTTAATGTTTCGTTTGCAGAAGAACCTATCGCAGCATTTACGCCTGTAACGCCTTATTCAAATGCCATAGATTTTACAAAAGGATATTTCATGGTAAATGAAGAATGGTTTGGCCACACTAATGGATCTGTAAATTTTGTTACCAATGATGGGAAAATTAATTATAGAGTGTATAGTGATGTAAATGAAAATAAAGCTTTTGGCGCTACAACGCAATACGGAACTATTTATGGAGATAAATTTTATTTTGTTTCTAAACAAGCTAAAGATGGAGGCGATACACAATATACTCCAGGCGGAAGGCTCGTAGTTGCTGATGCTTTAACGATGAAAACCCTTGCCGAATTTGATAATGTAGGTGGAGGAGATGGACGTTCTTTTGTTGGAGTTGATGAAAAAACGGGATATATAGGCGCTTCAAATGGAGTTTTTACTTTTGATATTGCCAATATGAAAGTGGGAACTCTCATTGCAGGAACAGGAGGCGGAAGTCAGTATGCGGGGCAGATTGGAAATATGATTCGTACTTCTCAATATGTATTTGCAGTAAAACAAAATGGTGGAATTTTGGTCATTGATCCTAAAACAAATAGCGTTGTAAAAACAATTGCTGGTGCGTTTCATTCGGTTACGCAATCTAAAGACGGTAGCATCTGGGGAATTCAAAATAAGAAAATAATTAATATTGATCCGTTGACTTTTGTAACTATTGAATATGCTATTCCAACCACTCAATATTTAGGTTCTTGGGGAGCATGGAATGCTGGTAGTTTTACGTACAGCAATAAGGAGAATGCTTTGTATTGGATGAATTCTGTCAACGCATTTACATCGGGAGTTCAAATTGTAAAATTTGATGTAGCAACCAAAAAATTCAATGAAAGTTTTGCTACACTTCCGGGACAAACGGGAAGCTTTAAACAAATTCCTTATGGAGCAGCGTTAAGAATTGATCCTGTTTCAGATCAGATTATTGTAAACACAACCGAAAGCGGTTTTGGGGCACATTACCAAAAAAACTGGATTCATACTTTTGACAATACAGGAAAATTGATCGATACAAAAACGTTAAACGATTATTATTGGTTTCCTGCTATGACGGTATTTCCAGATAATGCAGCGCCAGTTGTAAATGCAATTCTGCCTTCAGAAATTTCAACGGGAAGCCCAACAATTATTGATTTAAAAACAGTAGTTTCAGATGAAGATAATCTGTCTGCAGCGATTGTAAAAACGATAAAATCAAACAGTAATGAAACGATTGTCTCGGCAGAAATTAATGCAAACGAAGAACTGATCATAACCCCGAAAATAGGAGGAACTTCGACAATTGTAATCAGTTTTAATTCTAATGGTAAAATAATCGAAAAATCGATTCTGGTTGATACAGCGGTTTTAGGCAGAGACGAATTCACGAAAGTGCAATTATCTATTTATCCAAATCCAGTTTCAGATTATTTGAATATCAGCACTGAAGACGAAATTACCGATGTTGTGATTTATGATGTTAATGGAAGAACGATCAATACTAGATTAAATAACAATCAAATTGACGTAAGTAATTTTGCCAAAGGATTTTACATTATCAATATTGCAACCGACAAAGCGAAATATACTCAGAAATTTATTAAAAGATAA